A window of the Thermoanaerobacter uzonensis DSM 18761 genome harbors these coding sequences:
- a CDS encoding YIP1 family protein, which yields MAFFKVETEEDIKNLNFLERIYGILFKPSITIKNLMYQPKLVYPAIVKIVGIVFLYILRYPVYERHIRELLKMRLSQPDAGFTPQEIDLAIKLAPKSVITSTLINNTLSWIFIVLALYAVIKWVFRGKADVAQLFSITGYAYTPVLIYFLICFIASFFTGQLLVDMSPALLFPLLKGTTIYGFLRSIDPFMVWQFVIIAIGIKMSSGIKKSDVYWVTAFAFLVTVFVNIDYYKLLD from the coding sequence ATGGCGTTTTTTAAAGTTGAAACAGAAGAAGACATAAAAAATTTAAATTTTCTCGAAAGAATTTACGGAATTCTATTTAAACCTTCAATAACAATAAAAAATTTAATGTATCAGCCAAAACTAGTTTATCCTGCCATAGTGAAAATTGTTGGGATAGTATTTCTTTATATCTTACGTTATCCTGTATATGAAAGACATATACGTGAACTTTTAAAAATGAGGTTATCGCAACCAGATGCAGGATTTACGCCACAGGAAATAGATTTAGCTATTAAGTTAGCGCCAAAATCTGTAATAACTTCTACGCTTATAAATAATACACTTTCGTGGATTTTTATCGTGTTAGCTCTTTATGCTGTAATCAAATGGGTATTTAGAGGAAAAGCGGATGTAGCACAATTATTTTCAATTACTGGTTATGCCTATACTCCTGTTTTAATATATTTTCTAATATGCTTTATTGCATCCTTTTTTACAGGACAGCTTTTAGTGGATATGTCACCTGCATTGTTGTTTCCTTTGTTAAAAGGAACTACAATATATGGCTTTTTGAGAAGTATTGATCCCTTCATGGTGTGGCAGTTTGTTATAATAGCTATAGGAATAAAAATGTCAAGTGGAATAAAGAAGAGCGATGTTTATTGGGTTACAGCTTTTGCGTTTCTTGTGACAGTGTTTGTGAATATTGATTATTATAAACTGCTGGACTAA
- a CDS encoding NADP-dependent isocitrate dehydrogenase: MAQKIEMKVPIVEMDGDEMTRIIWKLIKEILLEPYIDLKTEYYDLGIKNRDETNDQVTVDAAYAIKKYGVGVKCATITPNAERVKEYNLKKMWKSPNGTIRAILDGTVFRTPIIVESIKPLVKTWKKPITIARHAYGDIYKDVEYRVSEKGKAELVFTSEKGEVARQTIHEFEGPGVILGMHNTDESIKSFARACFNYALDTKQDLWFATKDTISKVYDHRFKDIFQEIYENEYKEKFEEAEIEYFYTLIDDAVARIVRSEGGMIWACKNYDGDVMSDMVATAFGSLAMMTSVLVSPDGKYEFEAAHGTVTRHYYKYLKGEETSTNSIATIFAWTGALKKRGELDGIKDLVDFADKLEKASLKTIEKGIMTKDLAALSDLPNKTVVNTEIFLIEIKKTLEEML; this comes from the coding sequence ATGGCACAAAAAATTGAGATGAAGGTTCCTATTGTTGAAATGGACGGGGACGAAATGACAAGAATCATATGGAAATTGATAAAAGAAATACTTTTAGAGCCCTATATAGACCTTAAAACAGAATATTATGACCTTGGAATCAAAAACAGGGACGAAACTAATGACCAGGTCACAGTTGATGCAGCATACGCAATAAAAAAGTACGGAGTCGGGGTAAAATGCGCCACAATCACTCCAAATGCAGAAAGGGTCAAAGAATACAATCTCAAAAAAATGTGGAAAAGCCCTAATGGTACAATCAGAGCAATACTTGATGGCACAGTTTTTCGCACACCTATTATTGTAGAAAGTATCAAACCTCTCGTAAAAACATGGAAAAAACCCATTACAATTGCAAGACATGCCTATGGGGATATTTACAAAGACGTAGAATATAGAGTCTCTGAAAAAGGCAAAGCAGAACTTGTGTTTACTTCTGAAAAAGGAGAAGTGGCAAGGCAGACAATACATGAATTTGAAGGCCCTGGAGTTATACTCGGTATGCACAATACTGATGAGTCAATAAAAAGTTTTGCAAGAGCATGTTTTAATTATGCTTTAGATACGAAACAGGATTTGTGGTTTGCGACCAAAGACACTATTTCAAAAGTATATGACCACAGATTTAAAGACATATTCCAGGAAATATATGAAAATGAATATAAAGAAAAATTTGAGGAAGCAGAAATTGAATATTTCTATACCCTTATTGACGATGCCGTAGCTCGAATTGTAAGGTCTGAAGGCGGAATGATTTGGGCATGCAAAAATTATGACGGCGATGTAATGTCAGATATGGTAGCAACAGCATTTGGAAGCCTCGCCATGATGACATCGGTATTAGTCTCTCCTGATGGGAAATACGAATTTGAAGCGGCTCATGGAACAGTTACAAGGCATTATTATAAATACCTTAAAGGTGAAGAAACTTCTACTAACTCTATTGCTACAATTTTTGCATGGACAGGCGCTTTGAAAAAAAGAGGAGAACTTGACGGAATAAAAGACCTTGTTGATTTTGCAGATAAGCTTGAAAAAGCATCCTTAAAGACAATTGAAAAAGGGATAATGACAAAAGACTTAGCCGCTTTATCTGACTTGCCAAATAAAACTGTTGTAAACACAGAAATTTTCCTCATTGAAATTAAAAAAACTTTAGAAGAGATGCTGTAA
- a CDS encoding NfeD family protein, translating into MFNLRKILLFTILLIFVIMPFSSLKAVPPQSPVYVLSIDGPIVPVVADYVESGFETAEKNGASCIVIELSTPGGLYSTTQKIVTKILNSPIPVVVYVSPAGAWAGSAGTFITLSANVAAMAPGSRIGAAHPVSMEDDTALSDVQKQKITHDAAAWIRSIAENRGRDPKNAEMAVIESKSFTDTEALNAHLIDFKATNLNDLLKKINGLTVKNFDGTTTTLQTDGPIKYFPMSSAQKFLFAISDPNIAYLLMSAGILGIVLELYHPGAIFPGVAGGISLLLGLYTLGTLNAQLSGMLLVILGLVLLASEAFVVSHGILAVGGITSFVLGSLMLFSGNQMGLTINKGVVFATAFFMAVFVSFLLAAVIKAQKRKVVTGVEGLIGEIGIAVSDINPNGIVLVEGERWQAESKEYIAKGEKVVITAVEGLTVKVEKIKEGGSKKND; encoded by the coding sequence GTGTTTAATTTAAGGAAAATTTTACTATTTACAATCTTGTTAATTTTTGTTATCATGCCATTTTCTTCTTTAAAAGCAGTTCCGCCCCAAAGCCCCGTTTATGTACTATCCATTGATGGTCCAATTGTACCTGTTGTTGCAGATTATGTTGAAAGCGGCTTTGAAACGGCAGAAAAAAATGGTGCAAGTTGTATAGTCATAGAACTTTCTACCCCTGGCGGTTTGTATTCTACTACTCAAAAAATCGTCACAAAAATACTAAATTCTCCTATTCCTGTTGTAGTATATGTCTCCCCCGCAGGAGCTTGGGCGGGTTCGGCTGGTACTTTCATAACACTTTCAGCAAATGTCGCTGCAATGGCTCCTGGAAGTAGAATAGGCGCTGCCCATCCTGTGTCAATGGAAGACGACACTGCTTTATCAGATGTACAAAAGCAAAAAATCACTCATGACGCTGCTGCTTGGATAAGAAGTATCGCAGAAAACAGGGGGAGAGACCCCAAAAATGCTGAAATGGCAGTTATTGAAAGCAAATCTTTTACTGACACAGAAGCATTAAATGCCCATTTAATCGATTTTAAAGCTACTAATTTAAACGACCTTCTAAAAAAAATAAACGGCCTTACAGTCAAAAATTTTGACGGCACAACTACAACTTTGCAAACTGATGGTCCAATCAAATACTTCCCAATGTCTTCAGCTCAAAAATTTCTCTTTGCAATAAGCGATCCAAATATTGCTTATCTTCTCATGAGCGCTGGTATCTTGGGTATTGTATTGGAGCTTTATCATCCTGGTGCTATCTTTCCCGGTGTGGCAGGAGGAATAAGCTTACTTTTAGGCCTTTACACACTTGGAACATTAAATGCTCAATTAAGTGGAATGCTTCTTGTCATATTAGGGCTTGTGCTTTTGGCATCTGAAGCGTTTGTTGTAAGCCATGGCATTTTAGCAGTGGGCGGTATAACTTCCTTCGTACTTGGCTCTTTAATGTTATTTAGTGGAAACCAAATGGGACTCACTATTAACAAAGGAGTAGTTTTCGCAACAGCCTTTTTCATGGCAGTTTTTGTTTCTTTCTTGTTAGCTGCTGTTATAAAAGCTCAAAAGAGAAAAGTAGTCACAGGAGTAGAAGGTCTAATTGGTGAAATAGGTATTGCAGTAAGTGATATTAATCCAAATGGCATAGTCTTAGTAGAAGGAGAAAGGTGGCAAGCAGAATCTAAAGAGTATATTGCAAAAGGCGAAAAGGTGGTCATTACAGCAGTAGAGGGTTTGACAGTTAAAGTTGAAAAAATAAAAGAGGGAGGCAGTAAAAAAAATGATTGA
- a CDS encoding slipin family protein: MIESFAFLFTLLIILISLISASIRIVQEYERGVIFRLGRYVGVRGPGIFFLIPIIERMQKVDLRVITMEVPTQEAITRDNVTVKVNAVVYFRVIDPANAVIKVLDHIRATSQLAQTTLRSVLGQSDLDELLSHREEINKRLREIIDEGTEPWGVKVNLVEIRDVELPQSMQRAMAAQAEAERERRAKIINADGEYQAAAKLAEAARIIASQPVSLQLRYLQTLREIANDRSNIVVFPLSLDILHQFFPQGQKESKNE, encoded by the coding sequence ATGATTGAGAGTTTTGCATTTCTATTCACTTTATTAATAATCCTTATAAGTTTAATTTCCGCATCCATTAGAATAGTACAGGAATACGAAAGGGGTGTGATTTTTCGTCTTGGACGCTACGTAGGTGTAAGGGGGCCAGGAATATTTTTCTTGATTCCTATAATAGAGAGAATGCAAAAAGTAGATTTGAGAGTCATAACAATGGAAGTACCAACACAAGAGGCAATTACAAGAGACAACGTTACTGTTAAAGTAAATGCAGTAGTATACTTCAGAGTAATAGACCCTGCCAACGCTGTTATAAAAGTTTTGGACCACATAAGAGCAACATCTCAGCTGGCACAAACTACACTAAGAAGCGTTTTAGGTCAGTCTGACTTAGACGAATTATTATCTCACAGAGAAGAAATAAACAAAAGGCTCCGCGAGATTATAGATGAGGGAACAGAGCCATGGGGAGTAAAAGTAAATCTTGTAGAAATAAGGGATGTAGAACTACCACAAAGCATGCAAAGGGCCATGGCAGCACAAGCAGAAGCAGAAAGAGAACGCCGCGCTAAAATTATAAACGCTGATGGAGAATATCAAGCAGCTGCAAAACTTGCTGAAGCTGCTCGCATCATAGCCTCACAACCCGTTTCTCTGCAACTTAGGTATCTTCAAACTTTAAGAGAAATAGCTAATGACAGGTCAAATATCGTAGTTTTCCCTCTATCTTTGGATATTCTACATCAATTTTTCCCTCAAGGACAAAAAGAAAGTAAAAATGAATAG